In a genomic window of Candidatus Hydrogenedentota bacterium:
- a CDS encoding phage baseplate assembly protein V — translation MLDFRDRQTEERYRNRWFGKYRAFVRDNNDPERLGRVRLEIPAVLGSGRDNWSEWAYACFPYGGNQDTGMFYVPEAGASVWAEFEGGQVQHPIWTGAWLAKSNPGEQPEESKRECSDCACLDCEDKNERQSNAHDHREHTKYHGHPPYYCPRLKVLFKTETGHTLLADDSDEKECLKIVDRAGQTFHMEGRVKGAVQTGNGRRRATKDAEKGDQLSIDSDIVDRKARVEITDVCRQFLRLEAWKDQEKVHVQSCDAQRSRWQKLLMDTTKNREKVHLWGLNGRQEILIDSTQGAEKVQLTDKAGQVILMNAAPGQERISAVDKSGQQILMDAASTRIGLTDRAGSNVLLDGASGNVLVRSAALVLINP, via the coding sequence ATGTTGGATTTCCGCGACCGCCAGACCGAGGAACGGTACAGAAACCGATGGTTCGGCAAGTACCGCGCTTTCGTCCGGGACAACAACGACCCGGAACGGCTGGGCCGTGTGCGTCTGGAAATCCCGGCCGTACTCGGTTCGGGCCGCGACAACTGGTCTGAATGGGCCTATGCATGTTTCCCGTACGGCGGCAATCAGGATACCGGCATGTTCTATGTGCCCGAGGCGGGCGCGTCGGTCTGGGCGGAGTTTGAGGGCGGCCAGGTGCAACACCCGATCTGGACCGGCGCGTGGCTGGCCAAGAGCAACCCCGGCGAACAGCCCGAGGAGTCGAAGCGCGAATGTTCCGACTGCGCGTGCCTGGATTGTGAGGACAAGAACGAACGCCAGAGCAACGCCCACGACCACCGCGAGCACACGAAGTATCACGGCCATCCGCCGTATTACTGTCCGCGACTCAAGGTGTTGTTCAAGACGGAAACTGGCCACACCCTCCTCGCCGATGACAGCGACGAGAAGGAGTGTCTCAAGATCGTCGACCGCGCTGGCCAGACCTTCCACATGGAGGGCCGCGTCAAGGGGGCGGTGCAGACGGGGAATGGACGCCGGCGCGCCACCAAGGATGCGGAGAAGGGCGACCAGCTCAGCATCGACTCGGACATCGTGGACCGCAAGGCCCGCGTCGAGATTACCGACGTGTGCCGCCAGTTCCTGCGCCTGGAGGCTTGGAAGGACCAGGAGAAGGTCCATGTCCAATCCTGCGATGCGCAGCGGTCACGCTGGCAGAAGCTGCTCATGGACACCACGAAGAATCGCGAGAAGGTACATCTCTGGGGCCTCAACGGGCGGCAGGAAATCCTCATCGATTCCACGCAAGGCGCGGAAAAGGTGCAGCTTACAGACAAGGCCGGTCAGGTGATTCTCATGAACGCCGCGCCGGGACAAGAACGCATCTCGGCGGTCGACAAGAGCGGTCAGCAGATTCTGATGGACGCCGCGTCCACCCGGATCGGCTTGACGGACCGGGCGGGCAGCAACGTGCTGCTCGACGGCGCGTCCGGCAATGTCCTGGTTCGGTCCGCGGCCCTGGTGCTCATCAACCCATAG
- a CDS encoding PAAR domain-containing protein, translating to MSKPVARLGDPSNHGGVIISSASRTLANGILVARMGDMHVCPLPGHGVTPIVTGSGKTLVEGKPIARVGDSTGCGAVIVAGSPNTLNG from the coding sequence ATGAGCAAGCCCGTGGCGCGGCTGGGCGACCCGAGCAATCACGGGGGCGTCATCATCTCGTCCGCGAGCCGGACCCTGGCAAACGGCATCCTCGTGGCCCGCATGGGCGATATGCACGTGTGCCCATTGCCCGGCCACGGCGTCACCCCCATCGTCACGGGCAGCGGCAAGACCCTGGTGGAAGGCAAACCTATCGCCCGCGTGGGCGATTCGACGGGCTGCGGCGCGGTCATCGTGGCGGGCAGCCCCAATACCCTCAACGGATGA
- a CDS encoding phage tail protein has protein sequence MRSGNMPKSLYQNWQFAIEVNGFDVALFQKGQEPTTEFEEVVFAPGGSMFDQKVAGRVKFDDIVLEKGILQDGTDEATLDWLKQEVDVNATTGGLPNDYMRDIDIVRYDRSGNETRRWTLHGAWVKKVEYTELEGGNTENTIESLTICYQFWTDD, from the coding sequence ATGCGCAGTGGCAACATGCCGAAGAGCCTCTATCAGAACTGGCAATTCGCCATCGAGGTGAACGGCTTCGACGTGGCCCTGTTCCAGAAGGGCCAGGAACCGACGACGGAATTCGAGGAGGTCGTCTTCGCGCCGGGCGGCTCCATGTTCGACCAGAAGGTGGCGGGCCGTGTGAAGTTCGACGACATTGTGCTGGAGAAAGGCATCCTCCAGGACGGCACCGACGAGGCCACGCTCGACTGGCTGAAGCAGGAGGTGGACGTGAACGCGACCACCGGCGGCCTGCCGAACGACTACATGCGCGATATCGACATCGTGCGCTATGACCGCTCTGGCAACGAGACGCGGCGCTGGACGCTGCACGGCGCCTGGGTCAAGAAGGTCGAGTACACCGAACTCGAGGGCGGCAACACGGAAAACACCATCGAGTCGCTAACCATCTGCTACCAGTTCTGGACGGACGATTGA
- a CDS encoding phage tail sheath subtilisin-like domain-containing protein, with protein sequence MTTQLSPGVMVRETDFSFYVKQISTSSAAMVGIAERGPINKPTLVTSWEQFINTFGGYIAAGYLAYAARAFFDNGGAVLWVNRVAHLTDPTDRSTLTAEKATATLTGRNAVAAVLRSGTPGTDRITWTARNPGVAGNAISIALIAAGSDTPLSVEVTGTAITVHLATDDTGEAITTADEVVTGVTANLAASALVSAATVDSGVAAAAAQATLAGGANSAGTLEISAINEGAWGDRLSVEIADNNLDPANVFDLTVRYKGNVVEVFKGLSMDESSANHVELAVNGKSNWITTRDLSVTTGLATDRPAVGNQTLSGGEDGLADLSDIDYLGDPSQHTGVYAFDEVDALNILSVPGVTTAPVISGAVAYVEGRQDLIFLADTPIHLEPQEAVDFRKGQGLYSHAAFNSSYAALYYPWLEITDPMTGKSKLIPPSGAVAGCYARSDQKTEVWYAPAGIDRGRVLNALSVAYKTSRGERDVLYPEGVNVIAVFPDTGINIWGQRTLQSQPSAVDRVNVRRLMMFMEEAIAESSRFVVFQPNNPQTWRALLRLIKPFLQDIKDKGGLYDFAVQCDEETNTPAVIDRYELICRVFVKPTKTAEFIELNFIMTDTGATFSEVLGNA encoded by the coding sequence ATGACGACACAACTATCCCCCGGCGTGATGGTCCGCGAGACGGACTTCAGCTTCTACGTAAAGCAGATCTCGACCTCTTCCGCGGCCATGGTGGGCATCGCGGAACGCGGTCCCATCAACAAGCCCACGCTCGTAACGAGCTGGGAACAATTCATAAACACCTTCGGCGGCTATATTGCCGCCGGATACCTCGCCTATGCCGCGCGCGCCTTCTTCGACAACGGCGGCGCGGTGCTCTGGGTGAACCGCGTCGCCCATCTGACCGATCCGACGGACCGGAGCACGCTCACGGCGGAGAAGGCCACGGCCACACTCACCGGACGAAATGCCGTTGCGGCGGTATTGCGTTCAGGCACGCCGGGTACGGACCGGATCACATGGACCGCCAGGAATCCTGGCGTGGCGGGCAATGCCATTTCCATCGCGCTTATTGCGGCGGGCAGCGATACCCCGCTGTCGGTTGAAGTTACGGGGACGGCCATCACCGTCCATCTGGCCACGGACGACACGGGCGAGGCAATCACTACGGCGGACGAAGTGGTTACGGGTGTCACGGCGAACCTCGCAGCGTCCGCCTTGGTGTCGGCGGCGACCGTGGACAGCGGTGTGGCCGCAGCCGCCGCGCAAGCAACGCTTGCCGGAGGCGCAAATTCCGCGGGCACACTCGAAATATCGGCGATCAATGAAGGTGCCTGGGGCGACCGGCTCTCCGTGGAAATCGCGGACAATAACCTGGACCCCGCGAATGTCTTTGACCTCACTGTGCGTTACAAAGGCAACGTGGTCGAGGTGTTCAAGGGTCTGTCCATGGACGAGTCCTCCGCGAACCATGTCGAATTGGCCGTCAACGGGAAGTCCAACTGGATCACCACGCGCGACCTTTCCGTAACCACGGGCCTCGCGACGGACCGGCCCGCCGTGGGCAATCAAACGCTTTCCGGCGGCGAAGACGGTTTGGCGGACCTTTCCGACATCGATTATCTGGGCGACCCTTCCCAGCACACGGGCGTCTATGCCTTCGATGAAGTGGATGCGCTGAACATACTGTCCGTCCCCGGTGTGACCACGGCGCCCGTCATCAGCGGCGCCGTCGCCTACGTGGAAGGCAGGCAGGACCTCATCTTTTTGGCGGATACACCCATCCATCTGGAACCGCAGGAGGCCGTGGATTTCCGCAAGGGCCAGGGGCTCTATTCGCACGCGGCCTTCAACTCCTCCTATGCCGCGCTCTACTACCCGTGGCTGGAAATCACCGACCCGATGACGGGGAAATCGAAGCTGATTCCGCCTTCCGGCGCGGTGGCCGGGTGTTACGCCCGCAGCGACCAGAAGACCGAGGTGTGGTACGCGCCGGCGGGCATCGACCGGGGCCGCGTCTTGAATGCGCTCTCGGTGGCGTACAAAACCAGCCGGGGCGAGCGCGATGTTCTGTACCCCGAGGGCGTGAACGTCATCGCCGTGTTCCCCGATACGGGTATCAACATCTGGGGCCAGCGGACGCTGCAGAGCCAGCCGTCCGCCGTGGACCGTGTCAACGTGCGGCGGCTCATGATGTTCATGGAAGAGGCCATCGCGGAATCCTCGCGCTTCGTCGTCTTCCAGCCCAACAATCCACAGACCTGGCGCGCGCTGCTGCGGCTCATCAAACCGTTCCTGCAGGACATCAAGGACAAGGGCGGACTCTACGATTTCGCGGTGCAATGCGACGAGGAGACCAACACGCCCGCCGTCATCGACCGCTACGAACTCATCTGCCGCGTCTTCGTCAAACCCACGAAGACGGCGGAATTCATCGAACTCAACTTCATCATGACCGATACCGGGGCGACCTTCTCGGAAGTCCTCGGCAACGCATAG
- a CDS encoding VWA domain-containing protein — translation MARNPYVGQRCAGRHVVTLMREINAIEHVLEQTISHLDVMIIIDISGSMQSTIDAVRAQVSALFTQIIGTHDNIRIGVMQQGVDGDTNNASYARRALIRCQPTRDQAAFQTAMNGFPAADGSGEWYINALRLGITGTTWAADARRMILTIGDESAAQWRVGTQHNANATEELTAVIGELNAASIIACIICSNANMWPLCEASYMALANGTGGLYLIAPSTEDIVAMIVSMVTQIVITQSTWYRYTKDGQRQSLGAPDGGVNVPALNAIDNQPFVPLYLRDMRQAVERIVNTRAIPDGTGTTYDFAPDGANNLLEAAMGDGTAYGTVPGRRTWRRGLAEMIGTPPYDIDIGETRACVDLLKTAVGIA, via the coding sequence ATGGCGAGGAATCCATACGTCGGACAACGCTGCGCCGGGCGGCACGTCGTCACGCTGATGCGCGAGATCAACGCCATCGAGCATGTACTCGAACAGACCATCTCGCATCTCGACGTGATGATCATCATCGATATTTCCGGCTCGATGCAGTCCACCATCGATGCCGTGCGCGCCCAGGTAAGCGCGCTCTTCACCCAAATCATCGGCACGCATGACAACATCCGCATTGGCGTGATGCAGCAGGGCGTGGACGGCGACACGAACAACGCCTCGTATGCGCGGCGCGCGCTGATCCGTTGCCAGCCTACGCGAGACCAAGCCGCCTTCCAGACCGCTATGAATGGCTTTCCCGCCGCGGACGGCTCCGGCGAGTGGTACATCAACGCGCTGCGTCTTGGCATCACGGGCACCACGTGGGCCGCCGACGCGCGCAGGATGATTCTCACCATCGGCGACGAGAGCGCGGCGCAATGGCGCGTCGGCACGCAGCACAATGCGAATGCCACCGAGGAATTGACCGCCGTCATCGGCGAACTCAATGCGGCTTCCATCATCGCCTGCATCATCTGCTCGAACGCCAACATGTGGCCGCTCTGCGAAGCCAGCTATATGGCGCTCGCGAACGGCACGGGCGGACTCTATCTCATCGCGCCCTCGACCGAGGACATCGTTGCGATGATTGTGAGCATGGTGACGCAGATCGTCATCACGCAGAGCACGTGGTACCGCTATACGAAGGACGGCCAGCGGCAATCGCTGGGCGCTCCCGACGGCGGTGTGAACGTACCCGCCCTGAACGCCATCGACAATCAGCCCTTCGTGCCACTTTACCTTCGCGACATGCGCCAGGCCGTGGAGCGCATCGTGAACACCCGCGCCATCCCTGACGGCACTGGAACAACCTATGATTTCGCGCCCGACGGCGCGAACAACCTGCTCGAAGCGGCCATGGGCGACGGGACGGCCTATGGCACCGTGCCGGGACGCCGGACATGGCGGCGCGGCCTGGCCGAGATGATTGGCACCCCGCCCTATGACATCGATATCGGCGAGACCCGCGCCTGCGTGGACCTGCTCAAAACCGCCGTGGGGATTGCGTAA
- a CDS encoding GPW/gp25 family protein: MTFDFLGKGLKFPFQFHRRSGGARISTATSLEHAHIHESILQILGTRPGERFMNPEFGSRLKDLVFEQNDTILKGLVRHHVIDAIRRWEKRVTVTHVSFDESPATADRNALLVHIAYRVIETQVEGNLVYPFFRELGGA; the protein is encoded by the coding sequence ATGACGTTCGATTTCCTCGGCAAGGGATTGAAGTTCCCGTTCCAGTTTCACCGGCGTTCCGGCGGGGCGCGCATTTCGACGGCGACCTCGCTCGAGCACGCGCATATCCACGAGAGCATTCTCCAGATTCTCGGCACGCGCCCCGGCGAACGGTTCATGAACCCGGAGTTTGGCTCGCGCCTGAAGGACCTGGTGTTCGAACAGAACGACACCATATTGAAGGGGCTTGTCCGCCACCACGTCATCGACGCCATTCGCCGCTGGGAAAAGCGCGTCACGGTCACGCACGTCTCCTTCGACGAGTCGCCCGCAACTGCCGACCGGAACGCGTTGCTGGTGCATATCGCCTATCGCGTCATCGAGACGCAGGTCGAGGGGAACCTGGTATATCCCTTCTTCCGTGAACTGGGAGGCGCGTGA
- a CDS encoding D-Ala-D-Ala carboxypeptidase family metallohydrolase, whose amino-acid sequence MGDLTKNFSRSEFACKGANCCNHSAPVQPELVHALQELRDRVAAPLVITSGFRCRTHNKAVSGSLDSQHCLGTAADLLCPKGLTPQRFAELAELIPAFRDGGIGVYPEDNFIHVDVRGSKARWGRLGGNYVSFEEAMNHNGGNDNGTA is encoded by the coding sequence ATGGGAGATCTGACCAAGAACTTCAGCCGAAGCGAGTTCGCCTGCAAGGGCGCGAACTGCTGCAACCACAGCGCGCCGGTTCAGCCGGAGCTTGTCCACGCCCTGCAGGAACTCCGCGACCGCGTCGCCGCGCCGCTCGTGATCACCAGCGGTTTCCGCTGCCGCACGCACAACAAGGCGGTGAGCGGTTCGCTGGACAGCCAGCATTGCCTCGGGACCGCGGCGGACCTGCTGTGTCCGAAGGGACTCACCCCGCAACGATTCGCGGAACTCGCCGAACTCATTCCAGCCTTTCGCGACGGCGGCATCGGCGTCTACCCCGAGGACAACTTCATCCATGTCGACGTGCGCGGCAGCAAGGCCCGCTGGGGCCGTCTCGGCGGGAACTATGTGTCTTTCGAAGAAGCCATGAACCACAACGGAGGAAACGATAATGGAACAGCTTGA
- a CDS encoding phage tail tape measure protein: protein MNDLGLGVVVSMKDAFSRNAMRIESSMQSLDASVAAASERMTLNLDRIQKGTMMIGAGLAMLAVPAALVASTAETQKALGELSSVGVKDLNAIENAAESFTNQWAGTRKAQFITATYDVKSALANLSDEAVGIFTNMAAITGKATKATTDEMVGTFTTAYGIFKPIMADMSDMEWATAFSGALSQTVAAFKTTGPQMADAIKNIGAVAAASRVPMEEQLAILGQLQTTMPGSEAGTLYKAFMMKAAEAGDELGLSFTDSAGRLKGVIPILRELQSQFPDLSQAAAQVTLKKAFGSDEAVKFVLQMTQGMDALETNIQSVGDAMRSGATVTETMAKAMNMDIGSQFTLLRQQVSNLFEILGKTLLPVIGPVIGGISKAILVLQRLAKSVPGVTRVVLTLSMALGGILVAAGGVMAGIGMLGLALPAIKAGVLAIGASAAGVGSAIAAWFLPVTAAIAGIVLAVYLLKKAWETNFGGIRDMVAGVWEKVRLAVQGIQALVSSLNGGVGQMSAELAQKLEAAGLMGFVTTVFQVYYRVREFLAGLWGAFSEAFGRVRAILEPAVQSLMTAFGALGRAVLSILEVFGVAAGATDGAAWRSLGQVIGTVAGVLLQGLAYALRVVVWNLSLIVRGLAIVVRVVTWAAKIIVSGLVWAGQFAYRFLLPVRMIAQAFVAAGRIIHAVWRVLTGDMSLVDGLKAIAGAVGQFLLTPFRWAKDVLAGLWSGLKAIPSVIGSLFSRLGDVILLPFRLIGRVFDWIRGLFTGDGGGMLGNVFSFGASILRTLGEGILSLVLFPLRLLRDVFEKVIGFFSGGESGLLSRAFEFGAGILKSLAGGIVSLFTAPLEAVASLGGALLSALGRIPEGIASLFSGIGNILAAPFQAGASVAGALWETVRTGASSAFETVTAAAQSIIPGLQSVWTGIKEGLNGFAQGVQSAATGIHDAMTGAFARIGERATALWNGLRDGMASVVGAIQSGLASVASATGNVLGKAKDIAASVGGTVMDVGRGALQGVGDVAGGIWGGLKSAASWVAGTETPQPVGTPPPPPVIVPVAAVPAVTQQVSLIPKLREELMPRALEAVLNLKPVLTEQLPKLFAEVMPRLDTSLIPRTFQAALLLTPVMAGAVPDTFVAKSIAQPAPITMVQTPQEPVFSALAVPPRDVEAVARPVIPESPALPLDAGMNMARIPAPVVTPRIALPEASAMNVPVSAQLRDIPRALSAVPLDVVPRPVPELELGANLRPLSVPALDTSIAGNVIAFSPELPDVSLSAQLLPAVPGTMNVPGRVDPITIGPFSGEPEFEAPLHLSPDVPALPSAALAAQVQPDVPSLALLQLPAIVSAAMPRLAPATMPLQWTMQEPSLPGAVPVDLLPQALGPMPPVTVAAPELSPELPVRRMEILTDQRQRQGDAAETTQERDASLRMLLEGVLARLDSVAERPIDLAVTTQIDGRVVAEAVYKDMREQKIRNYETL from the coding sequence GTGAACGATCTGGGACTGGGCGTTGTCGTTTCGATGAAGGATGCGTTTTCGCGCAACGCGATGCGCATCGAATCATCCATGCAATCGCTGGACGCGTCCGTCGCGGCGGCCAGCGAGCGGATGACGCTGAATCTCGACCGTATCCAGAAGGGCACGATGATGATTGGCGCGGGCCTGGCCATGCTCGCCGTTCCCGCCGCGCTTGTGGCGTCGACAGCAGAAACGCAGAAGGCCCTCGGCGAACTCTCGTCGGTGGGCGTGAAGGACCTCAACGCCATCGAGAATGCGGCGGAGTCCTTCACGAACCAGTGGGCCGGAACGCGGAAAGCCCAGTTCATCACCGCGACATACGACGTGAAATCCGCACTGGCGAACCTGAGCGACGAGGCCGTCGGCATCTTCACGAACATGGCGGCGATCACCGGCAAGGCGACCAAGGCCACGACGGACGAAATGGTCGGCACGTTCACGACGGCCTACGGCATCTTCAAGCCCATCATGGCGGACATGAGCGACATGGAATGGGCAACCGCCTTCTCCGGCGCGTTGTCCCAGACCGTGGCCGCCTTCAAGACCACCGGCCCGCAGATGGCCGACGCCATCAAGAACATCGGCGCGGTCGCGGCGGCATCCAGAGTTCCGATGGAAGAACAACTCGCCATCCTGGGGCAGCTTCAGACCACCATGCCCGGCTCCGAGGCGGGCACCTTATATAAGGCGTTCATGATGAAGGCCGCCGAGGCCGGAGACGAACTGGGGTTGTCGTTCACGGATTCCGCGGGGCGGCTCAAGGGCGTCATCCCCATCCTCCGCGAATTGCAGAGCCAGTTTCCGGACCTGTCCCAGGCGGCCGCGCAGGTGACGCTCAAGAAAGCGTTCGGGTCCGACGAGGCCGTCAAGTTCGTGCTGCAGATGACGCAGGGGATGGACGCGCTGGAGACGAATATTCAGTCCGTTGGCGACGCGATGCGATCCGGCGCGACGGTGACGGAAACCATGGCCAAGGCCATGAACATGGACATCGGCTCGCAGTTCACGCTGCTCCGGCAACAGGTGAGCAATCTGTTCGAGATACTGGGCAAGACGCTGCTGCCCGTCATCGGGCCGGTCATCGGCGGAATCTCGAAGGCCATCCTTGTGCTGCAACGCCTGGCAAAATCCGTGCCCGGCGTGACGCGCGTGGTCCTGACGCTGTCCATGGCGCTGGGCGGCATTCTCGTGGCGGCGGGCGGCGTCATGGCGGGCATCGGCATGCTTGGACTCGCCCTGCCGGCCATCAAGGCGGGCGTCTTGGCCATCGGCGCTTCGGCGGCTGGAGTTGGCTCGGCCATTGCCGCATGGTTCCTTCCCGTCACGGCGGCCATCGCGGGCATTGTCCTGGCGGTGTACCTCCTGAAGAAGGCTTGGGAGACCAACTTCGGCGGCATCCGCGACATGGTCGCGGGCGTCTGGGAAAAGGTCCGGCTCGCGGTCCAGGGCATCCAGGCGCTGGTAAGCTCCCTGAATGGCGGCGTCGGGCAAATGTCCGCGGAATTGGCCCAGAAGCTCGAGGCGGCGGGACTCATGGGCTTTGTCACCACGGTCTTCCAAGTCTATTACCGGGTCCGGGAGTTTCTGGCGGGGCTGTGGGGCGCGTTCTCGGAAGCGTTTGGACGCGTCCGCGCGATACTCGAACCCGCCGTGCAATCGCTCATGACGGCCTTCGGCGCGCTGGGCCGGGCGGTGCTCTCCATCCTGGAGGTCTTTGGCGTGGCGGCCGGCGCCACGGATGGCGCGGCCTGGCGGAGTCTCGGGCAGGTCATTGGGACCGTGGCTGGCGTGCTGCTGCAAGGTCTGGCCTACGCCCTGCGCGTCGTGGTCTGGAACCTGTCGCTGATTGTCCGGGGCTTGGCCATCGTGGTGCGGGTCGTGACCTGGGCGGCAAAGATAATCGTGTCTGGCCTGGTATGGGCGGGGCAATTCGCCTATCGCTTCCTGTTGCCCGTACGCATGATTGCACAGGCTTTCGTGGCGGCGGGCAGGATCATTCACGCGGTCTGGCGGGTGCTGACCGGCGACATGTCGCTGGTGGACGGACTCAAGGCCATCGCGGGCGCGGTGGGGCAATTCCTGTTGACCCCATTCCGATGGGCAAAGGACGTTCTTGCCGGGTTGTGGTCAGGGTTGAAGGCCATTCCGTCAGTTATCGGCAGCCTCTTTTCCCGACTGGGTGACGTCATACTTCTTCCATTCCGGCTCATTGGGCGCGTCTTCGACTGGATTCGCGGACTCTTCACCGGTGATGGCGGCGGCATGCTGGGGAATGTGTTCTCCTTCGGCGCTTCCATTCTTCGAACGCTGGGCGAAGGTATCTTGTCTCTGGTCCTGTTTCCTTTGCGCTTACTTCGTGATGTGTTCGAGAAGGTCATCGGCTTCTTCTCCGGCGGCGAAAGCGGATTGTTGAGCCGGGCATTCGAGTTCGGCGCGGGCATTCTGAAGTCGCTGGCGGGCGGGATCGTGAGCCTGTTCACCGCGCCGCTCGAAGCGGTTGCGTCGCTGGGCGGTGCCCTGCTATCCGCGCTGGGCCGGATTCCCGAGGGTATCGCCAGCTTGTTCTCCGGAATCGGCAATATTCTCGCCGCGCCGTTCCAAGCGGGCGCCTCGGTGGCCGGGGCCTTGTGGGAAACGGTGCGGACAGGCGCATCGTCCGCCTTCGAGACGGTCACCGCTGCAGCCCAATCCATCATACCGGGGCTGCAATCCGTATGGACCGGCATCAAGGAGGGCCTGAACGGATTCGCACAGGGCGTGCAATCCGCCGCGACGGGTATCCATGACGCCATGACTGGCGCCTTCGCACGTATCGGTGAGCGCGCCACCGCGCTGTGGAATGGTCTGCGCGATGGTATGGCTTCTGTGGTAGGCGCCATTCAGTCCGGTCTGGCGAGTGTGGCCTCGGCGACTGGAAATGTGCTTGGGAAGGCAAAAGACATCGCGGCGAGTGTCGGTGGCACGGTCATGGATGTGGGGCGTGGCGCACTCCAGGGCGTGGGCGACGTGGCCGGCGGCATCTGGGGTGGCCTGAAAAGCGCCGCTTCCTGGGTGGCCGGAACGGAAACGCCGCAGCCCGTGGGTACACCACCTCCGCCTCCGGTTATTGTGCCGGTGGCGGCGGTCCCCGCTGTCACGCAGCAGGTTTCGCTCATTCCCAAACTGCGCGAGGAACTCATGCCCCGGGCGTTGGAGGCCGTGCTCAATCTGAAGCCCGTGCTTACCGAACAACTGCCCAAGCTCTTCGCGGAAGTCATGCCGCGGCTCGACACTTCGCTGATTCCACGGACGTTCCAGGCCGCACTACTTTTGACGCCGGTAATGGCCGGGGCCGTGCCGGATACGTTTGTGGCAAAGAGTATTGCGCAGCCTGCGCCGATCACGATGGTGCAGACGCCTCAAGAGCCTGTCTTTTCCGCGCTTGCAGTACCTCCTCGGGACGTAGAAGCCGTTGCCCGCCCGGTGATTCCGGAATCGCCCGCCCTTCCGCTCGATGCGGGAATGAATATGGCCAGGATTCCCGCGCCGGTTGTCACTCCACGCATAGCTCTGCCCGAAGCATCGGCGATGAACGTCCCGGTCTCGGCGCAGTTACGGGATATTCCACGAGCACTATCGGCCGTGCCGCTGGATGTTGTTCCGCGCCCCGTTCCGGAACTGGAACTCGGGGCGAACCTTCGACCCCTGAGCGTGCCCGCGCTTGATACGAGCATTGCCGGAAACGTCATTGCGTTTTCACCTGAGTTGCCGGACGTAAGCCTGTCCGCGCAATTGCTCCCTGCCGTGCCTGGCACGATGAATGTCCCAGGACGGGTCGACCCGATCACGATTGGGCCATTTTCCGGCGAGCCCGAATTCGAGGCTCCGCTTCACTTGTCGCCGGACGTTCCCGCGTTGCCCAGTGCGGCGCTTGCCGCGCAAGTTCAACCGGATGTCCCCTCGTTGGCGCTGCTGCAGCTTCCCGCGATTGTGTCGGCGGCGATGCCACGGCTCGCACCGGCGACAATGCCGCTCCAATGGACGATGCAGGAACCAAGTCTTCCGGGCGCGGTTCCTGTTGACCTGCTGCCACAAGCCCTTGGACCTATGCCACCGGTTACGGTTGCCGCTCCGGAACTATCGCCTGAGTTGCCTGTCCGGCGCATGGAAATTCTGACGGATCAGCGTCAGCGGCAGGGCGACGCAGCGGAAACAACACAGGAGCGTGACGCCTCGCTCCGCATGCTCCTGGAAGGCGTCTTGGCGCGGTTGGATTCCGTGGCCGAGCGGCCCATTGACCTCGCGGTGACCACGCAGATCGACGGGCGCGTGGTGGCCGAGGCCGTATACAAGGACATGCGCGAACAGAAGATTCGCAACTATGAAACGTTGTGA